A window of Roseiflexus castenholzii DSM 13941 genomic DNA:
CAACAACTCATTCGCGGTGCGCTTCATCTCAAGAAAGACGAGGCCAAGTTTTGCCCTGCTGGCGGCGAGCGCGGTCAGCACCGCCTCATCTCCAATCGATACCAGCACGACATACCCTTCTTCACCACGGACGAACACCTGATCGAGCTGCCCGCGCTTCAGTTCGTTTGCGATCCGCTCTCCAAGCGACAACATAGCGGCGCTCATCGCGGAGACGCGATCCTCTTCTACATCAGCCGGCAGCGCCGAGGCCATGATCAGGACGTCTACACTCACGACAGCAG
This region includes:
- a CDS encoding roadblock/LC7 domain-containing protein, producing MASRTEEMVRHLKALQMNTPDIEASAVVSVDVLIMASALPADVEEDRVSAMSAAMLSLGERIANELKRGQLDQVFVRGEEGYVVLVSIGDEAVLTALAASRAKLGLVFLEMKRTANELLSLV